In a single window of the Cucumis melo cultivar AY chromosome 11, USDA_Cmelo_AY_1.0, whole genome shotgun sequence genome:
- the LOC127144020 gene encoding amino acid permease 3-like, translated as MIGFGIVEIIFSQIKEFDQLWWLSIVASVMSFTYSTIGLGLGVAQITANGKIGGSLTRISIGTVTQTQKVWRSFQALGDIAFAYSYSIILIEIQDTLKSPPSEAKTMKKATLVSVSVTTLFYMLCGAAGYAPFGDIASGNLLTGFGFYI; from the exons ATGATAGGTTTTGGTATTGTAGAGATAATATTTTCCCAAATTAAAGAATTCGATCAACTTTGGTGGCTCTCCATTGTTGCTTCTGTTATGTCTTTTACTTACTCAACTATTGGACTTGGCCTTGGAGTTGCTCAAATTACTG CAAATGGAAAAATTGGAGGGAGCTTGACTAGAATTAGCATAGGAACTGTCACTCAAACACAAAAAGTATGGAGGAGCTTCCAAGCTCttggagacattgcttttgcctACTCATACTCGATTATCCTCATTGAAATTCAG GACACTCTAAAATCTCCACCTTCAGAGGCTAAGACAATGAAGAAGGCAACTCTAGTGAGTGTGTCGGTGACAACGCTTTTTTATATGTTGTGTGGCGCTGCTGGCTACGCACCATTCGGGGACATAGCATCGGGAAACCTACTCACTGGGTTCGGGttctatatataa
- the LOC103501102 gene encoding benzyl alcohol O-benzoyltransferase-like (The RefSeq protein has 1 substitution compared to this genomic sequence), protein METMQTIDFSFQVRKCQPELIAPANPTPYEFKQLSDVDDQQSLRFQLPLVNIYHHNPSLEGRDPVKVIKEAIAKALVFYYPLAGRLREGPGRKLFVECTGEGILFIEADADVSLEQFRDTLPYSLSSMENNIIHNSLNSDGVLNSPLLLIQVTRLKCGGFIFGIHFDHTMADGFGIAQFMKAIAEIARGAFAPSILPVWQRALLTARDPPRITVRHYEYDQVVDTKSTLIPANNMIDRLFFFTQRQISTLRQTLPAHLHDCSSFEVLAAYVWRLRTIAFQLKPEEEVRFLCVVNLRSKIDIPLGFYGNAIVFPTVITTVAKLCGNPLGYAVDLIRKAKAKATKEYIKSMVDFMVIKGRPRFTEIGPFMMSDITRIGFENVDFGWGKAIFGGPIIGGCGIIRGMISYSIAFMNRNGEKGIVVPLCLPPPAMERFRANVHASLQVIQVLDKVDRDMQTILSAL, encoded by the exons TGGAAACAATGCAAACCATCGACTTTTCTTTTCAAGTACGAAAATGCCAACCAGAATTGATTGCTCCAGCAAATCCTACACCGTATGAATTTAAACAACTTTCTGATGTGGATGATCAACAAAGCTTAAGGTTTCAATTGCCATTGGTAAATATCTATCACCATAATCCAAGTTTGGAGGGACGAGATCCAGTGAAG GTAATAAAGGAAGCAATCGCAAAGGCATTGGTGTTTTACTATCCTTTAGCAGGAAGATTGAGAGAAGGGCCAGGAAGAAAGCTTTTTGTAGAATGTACAGGTGAAGGAATCTTGTTCATTGAAGCGGATGCAGATGTGAGCTTAGAGCAATTTAGGGATACTCTTCCATATTCACTTTCAAGCATGGAGAACAATATTATACATAACTCTTTAAATTCTGATGGAGTCCTTAATTCTCCATTATTGCTCATTCAG GTGACACGACTCAAGTGTGGAGGTTTCATTTTTGGTATTCATTTCGATCATACTATGGCAGATGGTTTTGGCATTGCCCAATTCATGAAGGCTATAGCAGAGATAGCTCGTGGAGCTTTTGCTCCATCTATTTTACCAGTATGGCAAAGAGCTCTCTTAACCGCAAGAGACCCTCCCAGAATCACTGTTCGCCACTATGAATACGACCAAGTAGTCGACACAAAGAGCACCCTCATTCCAGCCAATAACATGATCGATCGATTATTCTTCTTTACCCAACGTCAAATCTCTACTCTTCGCCAAACTTTGCCTGCCCATCTTCACGATTGCTCCTCCTTCGAGGTCCTCGCTGCCTATGTTTGGCGCCTCCGTACCATAGCCTTTCAACTCAAGCCAGAGGAGGAAGTGCGGTTTCTTTGCGTCGTGAATCTACGCTCGAAGATCGACATACCATTAGGGTTTTATGGTAATGCAATAGTTTTCCCTGCAGTAATCACCACCGTTGCGAAGCTTTGTGGGAACCCACTTGGTTATGCTGTAGACTTGATTAGGAAGGCTAAGGCTAAGGCCACGAAGGAGTACATAAAGTCTATGGTGGATTTTATGGTGATTAAAGGACGACCCCGTTTCACTGAAATTGGACCATTTATGATGTCAGACATAACGAGGATTGGGTTCGAAAATGTGGACTTTGGATGGGGAAAGGCCATTTTTGGAGGACCTATAATTGGAGGGTGTGGAATTATCCGAGGTATGATAAGCTATTCTATAGCTTTCATGAATAGAAATGGAGAAAAGGGAATTGTGGTACCTCTATGCTTGCCACCTCCTGCCATGGAAAGATTTAGGGCAAATGTTCATGCCTCATTGCAAGTGATACAAGTTCTTGATAAAGTTGATAGAGATATGCAAACCATTCTATCTGCTTTATAA
- the LOC107991938 gene encoding uncharacterized protein LOC107991938, with protein MDSTDMELECDGSCEASKIARDEDTDGKGKTIDVDLDSYGREDVPNPPKIRKNVKQSMVWDHFERLKDFGQRKKDRIGTFQVSEALGFGDAGMCIL; from the exons ATGGATTCAACGGATATGGAGTTAGAGTGTGATGGGAGTTGTGAAGCTTCAAAAATCGCAAGGGACGAAGATACAGATGGCAAGGGTAAAACCATTGATGTTGATCTTGATTCATATGGCAGAGAAGATGTTCCAAATCCCCCAAAAATAAGGAAGAATGTCAAACAATCAATGGTTTGGGACCACTTTGAGAGGCTTAAAG ATTTTGGACAACGGAAAAAAGATAGGATTGGAACATTTCAAGTCAGTGAAGCCTTGGGGTTTGGTGATGCTGGAA TGTGCATTTTGTAG
- the LOC127143905 gene encoding uncharacterized protein LOC127143905, with product MIPLLKLNLHQKKIISIFYKKKGPLLKKNSTLKVIQVMTKEQYPAQDDVLSQRQLEALALIDSEADQNVIQEGLVPSKYFEKTKESLSGAGGNPLNIQFKLSKVHICKGDVCLVNTFILVKNLNEGIILGTPFLTQLYPFHVIDKGIVSKKFDKEITFEFTHLVTPKYISNIEEEVRQFINRIARKEKQIKFLQDDIKTCKVAIEIQKPPVQSKIQNFQKQLKKEVCSNLPNGFWDRKKHMVTLPYEDEFKEAQIPTKARPIQMNKDLVKVCKDEITDLLNKGLISP from the exons ATGATACCTCTTCTCAAACTGAATCTTCATCAGAAGAAGATTATATCAATATTCTACAAGAAGAAGGGTCCTCTTCTGAAGAAGAATTCTACTCTCAAAGTGATTCAAGTGATGACGAAGGAGCAATACCCTGCACAGGACGATGTGCTG AGTCAAAGACAGCTTGAAGCTCTAGCACTTATCGATTCAGAAGCAGATCAAAACGTTATACAAGAAGGACTTGTCCCTTCTAAGTATTTCGAAAAAACTAAGGAATCCTTATCTGGAGCTGGTGGAAATCCTCTCAACATCCAGTTCAAACTATCGAAGGTACACATCTGCAAAGGAGATGTGTGTTTGGTCAATACGTTCATTTTGGTTAAGAACCTTAATGAAGGGATCATCTTAGGAACCCCATTCCTAACCCAATTATATCCTTTCCATGTTATTGATAAGGGTATAGTTTCAAAGAAATTTGATAAAGAAATTACTTTTGAGTTCACTCATCTAGTAACTCCTAAGTATATTTCAAATATTGAAGAAGAAGTTCGTCAATTCATCAACAGGATCGCCAGGAAAGAAAAACAGATCAAGTTTCTTCAAGACGACATCAAGACCTGCAAAGTGGCTATTGAAATCCAGAAGCCACCAGTTCAATCGAAGATTCAGAACTTCCAGAAGCAGCTCAAAAAGGAAGTTTGTTCAAATCTTCCAAATGGCTTTTGGGATCGGAAGAAACATATGGTAACATTGCCATATGAGGACGAATTCAAAGAGGCCCAAATTCCTACAAAGGCTCGGCCCATTCAAATGAATAAAGATCTGGTCAAAGTCTGTAAGGACGAAATTACGGATCTTCTCAACAAAGGACTAATAAGCCCATAA